CTAAAAAAGCTGCAGTACATTGCCTTATCTATCACTTTTTCCTTCAAATTCAATGACTAAAGTTGGCCACATCTACCTAATTGACGATGATGAATCCATGCGCACCTCTTTAAGTAGGATGCTCAGGGACGTGGGCTATATCGTGGAAGATTTCTCCTCTGCAGTGACGTTTTTAGAGGATTCAATGCCGGTAGCGCCAGCGGTGATCCTGCTCGACATGCAGATGCCAGATATGACTGGGCTAGATTTGCAGGAAAAACTGGTCCAACTGGGTCGTAAAACCCCGATTGTGTTTGTGAGCGGCCAAAGCCACCCCCATCAAATCGTGAAAAGCCTAAAGCGTGGAGCACTTGATTTTCTATTCAAACCTTTCAATTTGGAGGATTTACTAAAAGCGGTTGCCGATGCCTTAGAGTTTGATAGACGTCAGCTCAAACGCATTTCTAAAGAGGTGGAAACCAAGAAAGACTATGCAACCTTGACGCCTAGGGAGAAGGAAGTCTGCTTTTGGCTCGTGAAGGGATTGCTTAATAAGGATATTGCCGTCAAACTAGGGACAACGGATGCCACCATCAAGGTTCATAAGGCTAGAGTGATGGATAAGATGAATGTGGAATCGGTTCAAACATTAGTCGCAAAGTACCTTGAATCTGATCTTGAAAATTTCCAAAATAACTAGCCCTTGGGCTAATTTCCCTAGGCTTGTTTCCTGACTATGATTTGTTATTAATTTATTTTGTTATTTCAAACACTTAAAGTACTTTTGTGAATTCAAACTCTAAGCCACCTGAGATTGTCAAAGAAGCCTTCACAGAGGCTAGGGAAAAGCTAGGCCTCTCTACCAAGGAGCTTGGTGTAAAAGCTTGCCTGTCTACACGTCAGATTGAGCAAATCGAAAGTGGCGAGATGAGCTCCTTCTACGGAGCTCAAATTAAATTTACTGCTGCTAAAAAAGTAGCAAAGCTGCTTAACTTAAGCGATGAGGATGCGTTTGACTATGGCATCCAAACGCAAGAGACATTTACTTCAAGTCCAGATGATCTGCCTATTGCAGAAGCTAAGGTAGTGCCAGCTCCAAAGCTTGAAGATGAGAAGCTGGTCGCACCTGTCAGAGTTGAGCTAGTGGAAGAAGTTGCTCAACCAAATGAATTGGTAAAAGAAGATCAAGTGCCGGCTAAAAAAGTTGAGGGCATAGAGAGCCCATCGCTTAGCGCTGCAGTTGAATCAAAACCTAAATCACAAAAGAACCTGTTTCTTTGGCTCAGCGTAACTGCCGCAGCAGTTTTTGCTGTGATCAATTTGCGCCCAATGTTCTTTGCGGAAAAGCCAGAGGAAATCATCCTTGTAAAAGAAGAGGTTATTGAGCCAGCCCCTGCGGTGGCCCCAGTAGAGCCTGCGCCCGTTACTCCAGCAACTCCAGCGGTCGCCGCACCGGTAGTTGCTTTGCCGGCAGTCGCTGCAGCTAGCACTGAAGCCTCAGCAGCCTGTCCTGCGGAAGAGGGCATTATTAGTTACAAGCCAGATGCGCCTCGTAAGGCTGCGGACATGGTTTATGTGCAAGTTAAATCTAAGCAAGTTATTTGCGTAAGTGATGCTTCTGGAAAGTTGCAGAACAAGATGGTTGAGCCTGGTGTGGGTGCATCCTTTTATGGCAAACCACCATTCAAAGTATTGACAGGTGGCCTTGCTCAGGCGGATGTATTTTTTCAGGGTGCAAAAGTGCGCCTAACAAATCCGAATTACAAAACCATCGTGTTGGAAGCTGCTGAAGTAGTAGTTCCATCCGCAGGGACGGATTCTCAGCAGCGCTAACCCTCTTGAGGATTAGCGCATTGAATTCTGATGCTTAAACTGCTGAGTCGTTAGTTTCGCCAGTGCGAATACGAATAGCCTGTTCGATTGGGCTAACAAAAATCTTACCGTCACCAATCTTGCCTGTACGGGCGGCTTTAGTAATTGCTTCGATTGCTGAATCTACGCTGTCATCGGCAACAACTACCTCTACTTTTACTTTAGGTAAAAAGTCGACAACGTATTCGGCGCCACGATAGAGCTCGGTGTGACCTTTTTGGCGACCAAAACCTTTAACCTCAGTAACAGTGAGTCCGGTAACGCCTACTTCAGCTAAGGCTTCACGAACTTCGTCAAGTTTGAACGGCTTAATAATGGATGTGATTAGCTTCATATATTCCCCTTAATACAGTAATCATACCTAGAACTGAAATCCAATGCCCAGTTACGCCCTAAATTGGGAGGTAATAGGATAGCGCCAGTCACGCCCAAAGGCTCTAGTGGTCACACGAACGCCCGGAGGCGCTTGGCGACGCTTATATTCGTTTAGCTTAATCAGGCGTGTAACTTTTTCTACACTTTCTGGATCAAAGCCGGCGGCAATAATTTGGGCGATGGATTGGTTTTGCTCCATATAGCGCTCTACGATGCCATCTAATACTTCATAGGATGGCAGGCTATCTTGATCGGTTTGATCGGGACGTAATTCGGCGGAAGGGGCGCGCGTCAAAATCCGCTCCGGAATGATTGGGGCAATGCTGTTGCGATAAGCGCACAAGCGATAGACCAAGGTTTTAGCAATGTCCTTAATTACTGCAAAGCCACCGGCCATATCTCCATAGAGAGTGCAGTAACCCACAGCCATTTCACTCTTGTTGCCGGTTGTTAAAACTAGACGACCGGTTTTATTGGAGAGTGCCATTAAGAGAGTGCCGCGGACTCGCGCCTGAATATTCTCTTCGGTGGCATCCAGTTTGAGGCCCTTAAATTGCTCAGCTAAGGCATGTTCTAAAGCATCCACTGGTTCACTAATTGGGATCTCATCGTATTGGACGCCCAAGTTCTGAGCCATCTCTCTAGCATCTATCCAGGAGATGTCGGCGGTATAGCGTGAAGCCATCATGACGGTGCGAACTTTGTCTGCACCTAGGGCGTCTACCGCAATCGCCAGCACCAGTGCAGAATCCACTCCGCCCGAGAGACCAATAATGACTCCCGGAAAACGATTCTTCTGAACATAGTCCCGCACACCTAAAACGAGGGCTTGATAAGCCTGGGCTTCTACGCTGGATGGAGCAACTAAGGCTCCTTGTTCTAAGTCAGCGGATGCATTGACATCAACATAGCCCAGAGCAGTTTCAAACTGCGGCATAGTCATCACCACTTTGCCTGCGCTGTTTAAAGCAAAAGATCCGCCATCAAAAACCAATTCATCTTGTCCGCCTACTGCGTTGACATAGACCAAAGGCATCTTACTTAAGGCAATCTGCTTGCGTAGCACCTCAATGCGTAAAGATTCTTTTTGAAGGTGATAAGGCGATGCATTGAGTACTAGAAGTACTTGGGCGCCGGCAGCATGAGCCTGCTTAGCGGGACCTTCATGCCAAGCATCTTCACACAGAATGAGCCCGTATTTGATACCGGCATTTTCAAAGACGCAAGCCTCATGACCTGGTGTGAAATAACGCACCTCATCAAATACTTCATGATTGGGTAATTCTTGTTTGGCATAGCCCGCAATAACTTTTCCATCACGAATGACGGAAGCATAGTTTTGTAGGCCAGCGGTGGTTTTTTTGGGGTGACCAACAATGACAGTTAGTCCTGGAAATTTCTGGAGCTCCAGCACTAAACAACTGAGCTCACGATCGGCGGCCTCAATAAAAGCAGGGCGCAAGAGTAAATCTTCTGGGGGGTAGCCGGTGAGCGAGAGCTCTGGCGTAAGAACTACAGTGGCGCCTTGTGCATAAGCATCTGCGGCGGCTTGAGAGATGAGCTGCGCGTTGCCAGGCAAATCACCCAAAAGAGGGTTGATTTGCGCTAAGGCGATTTTTTGCGAGCTCACTCCCAATGACTACGAAATTACTTCTGTGACTTAGCGTAACCTTCGATGCCATCCAAAATTTCTTTATGGGCACCAGCAACACCAGTCCAACCTTTAACTTTTACCCACTTACCTTTTTCGAGATCTTTGTAGTGCTCGAAGAAGTGTTGGATTTGAGCGAGGAGTAATTCGTTTACATCTTCAGGTTTTTGCAGATGCTTGTAGATTGGCAAAATCTTGTCTTCTGGAACAGCCAACAACTTCGCGTCTTGGCCGCCTTCGTCTTCCATCTCTAACATGCCGATAGCACGGCAGCTCACTACTGAACCTGGAACTAATGCAAATGGAGTGATCACGAGAACGTCAACAGGATCGCCGTCACCAGCAACTGTCTTAGGGATATAGCCGTAGTTGCATGGGTAGTGCATTGCTGTACCCATGAAACGATCTACGAAGAGGCAACCAGTTTCTTTGTCCACTTCATACTTCACTGGATCCGCATTCATTGGGATCTCAATAATGACGTTGAATGATTCTGGGATTTTCTTCCCTGGGCTGACCTTGTCGTAACTCATAAATACTCCGGTTAGTGATTAATGTGCGTTCGATCTTAGCAAACAGGCAGAGCCATACTGCTGAAGATTGAATCTATTGCCTGCTATTAAAGCCATGAATGCTTTATGGCCTCTAGTTTAAGGCTTTCTCTAGTGATACCTATAGATAAGTGCCCTAGGTTGCTTGACTAATGGTAGCCCATTGGCCTACCATTAGTCAAAAGGAATTGTTATGAAGAAAATCATTCGAATTAGCGTGGATCCAAGTGATCCTAGTAGCTTCCCCAAAGGCTTTGTTGATAAGAAATTGCTAGATGCAACATCAGAGCGTTTGATTAAATTGCATCAACAGCACGATGATGCAGAAGCTATGTTGGATGCCGCTCAATATGCAAAAGGTGTACGAGAGAGAATTGGTTTATCTCAGCAGGAATTTTCTAAACGTATTGAGGTTTCTTTGGAGACCATTCGAAATTGGGAGCAAGGCAAGCGAAGCCCCACTGGTGCGGCTAAAGCTTTACTGAAGATTCTAGACAGAGCACCCGAGCTTGCATTACTAGCTCTCAGTGTTTGATGATTGCCTTTGAAATAAAAATGCCTAGCATCGCTAGGCATTTTTATTTGATTCTGTTGCTTAATCCGGATTAATCCAAAGTCTCCAAGTAACGCTGGGCATCTAAAGCAGCCATACAGCCAGTACCTGCACTGGTAATTGCTTGACGATAAATATGATCCTGCACATCTCCGGCTGCAAATACGCCAGGGATATTGGTGGCGGTTGCATTACCCTCTAAGCCAGAATGCGTCTTGATATAGCCATTGTTCATATCGAGCTGACCTACGAACAATTCGGTATTGGGTTTATGGCCAATTGCAATAAAGGCGCCAGTGACAGCGATATCTTCTGTGCTGCCATCTGCCTTCTTAATGCGTACACCAGTAACGCCTTTTTCATCGCCAAGTACTTCATCAAGTGTCGAATTTAGTTTGAGTTCAACTTTGCCTTCAGCAACTTTGGCCATTAGGCGGTCATTGAGGATGGGTTCTGCGCGGAATTTGTCGCGACGATGAATTACGGTCACTTTCTTCGCAATGCCTGTCAGATAGAGGGCCTCTTCAACAGCAGTGTTACCGCCACCCACTACGCAAACATCTTGATTGCGGTAGAAGAAGCCATCGCATGTCGCGCAACCCGAAACGCCGCGACCCATAAATGCTTCTTCACTAGGAAGGCCAATATATTGAGCAGAAGCACCTGTAGAAATAATGAGGGCATCACAGGTGTAA
The genomic region above belongs to Polynucleobacter sp. AP-Ainpum-60-G11 and contains:
- a CDS encoding response regulator transcription factor, translating into MTKVGHIYLIDDDESMRTSLSRMLRDVGYIVEDFSSAVTFLEDSMPVAPAVILLDMQMPDMTGLDLQEKLVQLGRKTPIVFVSGQSHPHQIVKSLKRGALDFLFKPFNLEDLLKAVADALEFDRRQLKRISKEVETKKDYATLTPREKEVCFWLVKGLLNKDIAVKLGTTDATIKVHKARVMDKMNVESVQTLVAKYLESDLENFQNN
- a CDS encoding helix-turn-helix transcriptional regulator produces the protein MNSNSKPPEIVKEAFTEAREKLGLSTKELGVKACLSTRQIEQIESGEMSSFYGAQIKFTAAKKVAKLLNLSDEDAFDYGIQTQETFTSSPDDLPIAEAKVVPAPKLEDEKLVAPVRVELVEEVAQPNELVKEDQVPAKKVEGIESPSLSAAVESKPKSQKNLFLWLSVTAAAVFAVINLRPMFFAEKPEEIILVKEEVIEPAPAVAPVEPAPVTPATPAVAAPVVALPAVAAASTEASAACPAEEGIISYKPDAPRKAADMVYVQVKSKQVICVSDASGKLQNKMVEPGVGASFYGKPPFKVLTGGLAQADVFFQGAKVRLTNPNYKTIVLEAAEVVVPSAGTDSQQR
- the glnK gene encoding P-II family nitrogen regulator; the protein is MKLITSIIKPFKLDEVREALAEVGVTGLTVTEVKGFGRQKGHTELYRGAEYVVDFLPKVKVEVVVADDSVDSAIEAITKAARTGKIGDGKIFVSPIEQAIRIRTGETNDSAV
- a CDS encoding NAD+ synthase, whose protein sequence is MSSQKIALAQINPLLGDLPGNAQLISQAAADAYAQGATVVLTPELSLTGYPPEDLLLRPAFIEAADRELSCLVLELQKFPGLTVIVGHPKKTTAGLQNYASVIRDGKVIAGYAKQELPNHEVFDEVRYFTPGHEACVFENAGIKYGLILCEDAWHEGPAKQAHAAGAQVLLVLNASPYHLQKESLRIEVLRKQIALSKMPLVYVNAVGGQDELVFDGGSFALNSAGKVVMTMPQFETALGYVDVNASADLEQGALVAPSSVEAQAYQALVLGVRDYVQKNRFPGVIIGLSGGVDSALVLAIAVDALGADKVRTVMMASRYTADISWIDAREMAQNLGVQYDEIPISEPVDALEHALAEQFKGLKLDATEENIQARVRGTLLMALSNKTGRLVLTTGNKSEMAVGYCTLYGDMAGGFAVIKDIAKTLVYRLCAYRNSIAPIIPERILTRAPSAELRPDQTDQDSLPSYEVLDGIVERYMEQNQSIAQIIAAGFDPESVEKVTRLIKLNEYKRRQAPPGVRVTTRAFGRDWRYPITSQFRA
- the ppa gene encoding inorganic diphosphatase; protein product: MSYDKVSPGKKIPESFNVIIEIPMNADPVKYEVDKETGCLFVDRFMGTAMHYPCNYGYIPKTVAGDGDPVDVLVITPFALVPGSVVSCRAIGMLEMEDEGGQDAKLLAVPEDKILPIYKHLQKPEDVNELLLAQIQHFFEHYKDLEKGKWVKVKGWTGVAGAHKEILDGIEGYAKSQK
- a CDS encoding DNA-binding transcriptional regulator, with translation MKKIIRISVDPSDPSSFPKGFVDKKLLDATSERLIKLHQQHDDAEAMLDAAQYAKGVRERIGLSQQEFSKRIEVSLETIRNWEQGKRSPTGAAKALLKILDRAPELALLALSV
- the trxB gene encoding thioredoxin-disulfide reductase, translated to MTTNTPKHSKVLILGSGPAGYTAAVYAARANLSPTLITGLAQGGQLMTTTDVENWPADPDGVQGPELMDRFLKHAERFNTNIIFDHIHTAALTEKPIRLVGDSGTYTCDALIISTGASAQYIGLPSEEAFMGRGVSGCATCDGFFYRNQDVCVVGGGNTAVEEALYLTGIAKKVTVIHRRDKFRAEPILNDRLMAKVAEGKVELKLNSTLDEVLGDEKGVTGVRIKKADGSTEDIAVTGAFIAIGHKPNTELFVGQLDMNNGYIKTHSGLEGNATATNIPGVFAAGDVQDHIYRQAITSAGTGCMAALDAQRYLETLD